The genomic segment GGCACTGGGGTACTTGGTTAGGTGTGTGGCACTGGGGTACTTGGTTAGCTGGGTGGCACTGGGGTACTTGGTTAGCTGTGTGGCGCTGGGGTACTTGGTTAGCTGTGTGGCACTGGGGTACTTGGTTAGCTGTGTGGCGCTGGGGTACTTGGTTAGCTGTGTGGCGCTGGGGTACTTGGTTAGCTGTGTGGCACTGGGCTCACCTCAGTCTCTGCAGACTCCCTCTGAGTGTCAGCTCCATGTGCTCTGCCTGagtcagcaaaacaaaacatcGGTGACAACACTTAACACGGCACAATGTAACTCCTTCATGATGAAATAATGGTTTTTCGCTGTGAAAAATACCTGTTATAACAATAATTACTTAAAGCTTGTCACTTCGACATTGTATACTTGAACAGGTCATTATGTATCCACATATTAGAGTTTCTgttaattattattagttttatTAATCAGTAACAGGTGTACAAAAATATGCAAAGCGTGATCTAAATGAGTATGACATCCTTCTTGAACCCTCTCACTGATGTAACACAGAACTTAGTTATACTTTCCAGAAAGGCTATTAGCCCTACCCAGCTCATCTAGAGCCGTTATAGTCTCTCAGTTCAACTCACCTGTCGCTTTTGTTCTGATCTGTCATTTGCTGATGAAAAGGGatttgacagagagagtacCTAggaccgaaaaaaaaaaaaaaaaaacattttaccacGTAAATTCAGAAGGTATACAAAAACTCCAATCCAAATAAGTGGGATATCTCATTTGGACAACTGATTCAACGTCACAGTTAATCTTCAAAGTAACCGAAATCCACGTCATCCAGTTTATAATGGTTAAGTCTGAAGAATGTTATCAAAAGCAGTAAATAATGCTTACACGAGGAGGGCAACTTGGATTGACTGACACGCTACTCCTTCGATACCGGGCAGAAGAAGTAGGGCTGAAAACCGTCATACCGTCACTGTTATGAGAAATGTTCATTCAgagaaattaaacattttatttatcaaTGATAGAAATaatgacagagagtgtgatgTGACCTTGCAAGCTGCGGTATCTGCACATCAATTATATTAGAATATCAGCGTGGTGCTGTATTACATAGCATAGGAGAGCAGTGTGTTGCATAGTGCAATAGATACATCAGTATGCTACAAGTCATAAAAGAGACTAGTCAAACCTGACACTGGTGATCATAGGAGCACTATTCGACCTCCGAAGAGCCCCTCCTCCGCTCCCACAAGTGGCGCCTGCGCATTGGTCAACTTCCATTCTCTCCATTTCAGATCTTCAGGCCCTAGGGCAGGCTGTAGTGCTTCCTGGACACGACGTCCCCTACACGGCTTGACTTCGTAATCAAACCCGGCGAAAGCCTGACCAGCAGGCCCTATGCCTAGTGTCCGGGGCAACTTGCAGCCACTTATTCAATGGGAAATGGTCCCTTATTACTTTCCGTTCTATAGCATTTCTGCTCTTTAGGAAATAAATGACTAGATGACTGTAAAGTCGCTGTTCTTAGCTTTGCGGACTAAGTTAAGATTTCTGTTTTGCCCGTGTTTGATTAACTTCAGCCAGCTATCACTAGGCAAGTTTATGTAGCTTGCAAGCCAGTTAGCGTTTCACGTCAAGTTCACTATGACTTATGCGAAGCTAGCAAACTACATGTCTGCGAGACATTGCCACCTTAGAAAAACATTTTATCATTCAACGATATTTTGTTTGAGAAAGGACCATGAAGCGGTAATGATCACACATGAAAGGTGGCTATTTAGCTATGTAGTTAAACTTGTCGTTGTAGTAGCTAGTTCGTCACCTACCTAGCTAACTCAATATCGCTAGTTAACGCTGATCAGTTGTTTTCGTGAAAGCCAGCCAAACAGCGGCGTACCTCCAAAGCACTGACCTATTAAATCCCGAAATTCCATCAACAACCTTGTTTGCGCAACTTCGGAGTGGTCTCCAGTATTACTCAGCAGGCAAATTGCTTGCAGTTACCAGTTTTAAAATGATGAAATATCACACTGTCCTTCACAAATACTCCGCGATAAGGTCTTTAAATGGTTGTCAATGTTGTCATCCGAACCCAATGGGTTTCCTCTCGAAGCCAGATAGTTATATTTCACATAGTCTTAAGATTGCATCGAAATTCACttataaagaaaaaaatgtatcgACATAGTTCGCAACGAAATAGTGGTGACTCGTCACTCATGCAACTACACCTCGCACAG from the Clupea harengus unplaced genomic scaffold, Ch_v2.0.2, whole genome shotgun sequence genome contains:
- the LOC122131822 gene encoding P2R1A-PPP2R2A-interacting phosphatase regulator 1, translating into MERMEVDQCAGATCGSGGGALRRSNSAPMITSVSDGMTVFSPTSSARYRRSSVSVNPSCPPRVLSLSNPFSSANDRSEQKRQAEHMELTLRGSLQRLSASSLVPVPTASHWHDHISVVSVQYVIRLEL